Proteins encoded by one window of Kribbella flavida DSM 17836:
- a CDS encoding chitinase translates to MRSRFLAALTALLLAVTGLVSATSTAQAANLLTNPGFESGSLSGWTCSGGAVVSSPVRTGSYALNGGVTSSDRGQCSQTVPVQPSTAYTLSAWVRGSYVYLGVTGGASTWTPSASGFTQLTVSFTTTASQTSAQIYLHGWYGQPAYQADDVNLDGPGGNPPTGGAPSAPGTPSVTSTTNSAIGLSWAASTGTVTGYRVYEGANVVKTVTGGTSTTIDGLSACTSHSYSVAAYNASGESAKSAPASATTTGCTSTGLPKHALIGYLHASFANGSGYVRMADVPAAWDIVNLAFGEPTSVTSGDIRFNRCPVAECPNVESEAEFVAAIRAKQAAGKKVLISIGGANGQVQLTSTAARDAFVSSVSAIIDRYGLDGLDIDFEGHSLYLNSGDTDFRNPTTPVIVNLISALKTLKARYGSRFVLTMAPETFFVQVGYQHYGGSGGSDNRTGSYLPVIHALRDALTVLHVQDYNSGPVMGLDNQYHTMGGADFHIAMTDMLKAGFPVANTGQTFPGLRQDQIAFGLPAAVSAGNGYTAPAAVHQALDCLVKGQNCGGYSLRGGASPALRGLMTWSINWDRYYNWEFQNSHAPYLAALP, encoded by the coding sequence ATGCGTTCCCGGTTCCTGGCCGCGCTCACTGCGCTCCTGCTCGCCGTCACCGGTCTGGTGTCCGCCACCTCCACCGCGCAGGCTGCCAACCTGCTGACCAATCCCGGCTTCGAGAGCGGCTCTCTGAGTGGCTGGACGTGCTCCGGCGGCGCAGTGGTCTCCAGTCCAGTCCGCACCGGCAGCTACGCGCTCAACGGCGGGGTGACCAGCTCGGACCGCGGCCAGTGCAGCCAAACAGTCCCGGTTCAGCCCAGTACGGCGTACACGTTGTCGGCCTGGGTGCGTGGCTCCTACGTCTACCTCGGCGTGACCGGTGGAGCGTCGACATGGACGCCGTCGGCCAGTGGTTTCACCCAGCTCACGGTGTCGTTCACCACGACGGCCAGTCAGACGTCCGCCCAGATCTACCTGCACGGCTGGTACGGGCAACCGGCGTACCAGGCCGACGACGTGAACTTGGACGGCCCGGGCGGCAACCCGCCGACCGGCGGAGCTCCCAGCGCCCCGGGGACTCCGTCCGTCACCAGTACGACGAACAGCGCGATCGGCCTGTCCTGGGCTGCTTCCACCGGCACGGTGACGGGCTACCGGGTCTACGAAGGCGCCAACGTCGTCAAGACGGTGACCGGCGGAACCAGTACGACGATCGACGGGCTGAGCGCCTGCACGAGTCACAGCTACTCGGTCGCGGCGTACAACGCGAGCGGGGAGTCGGCGAAGTCTGCCCCGGCCAGTGCGACGACGACTGGTTGCACCAGCACAGGGCTGCCGAAGCACGCGCTGATCGGGTACCTGCACGCCAGCTTCGCCAACGGATCGGGCTACGTCCGGATGGCCGACGTCCCGGCCGCCTGGGACATCGTCAACCTGGCCTTCGGCGAACCGACCTCGGTGACCTCGGGCGACATCCGGTTCAACCGCTGCCCGGTCGCGGAGTGCCCGAACGTGGAGAGCGAGGCCGAGTTCGTCGCGGCGATCCGGGCCAAGCAGGCGGCCGGCAAGAAGGTGCTGATCTCGATCGGCGGCGCGAACGGCCAGGTCCAGCTGACCAGCACGGCCGCCCGGGACGCCTTCGTCAGCTCGGTGTCCGCGATCATCGACCGGTACGGGCTGGACGGGCTGGACATCGACTTCGAGGGCCACTCGCTCTACCTGAACTCCGGCGACACCGACTTCCGCAACCCGACCACCCCGGTGATCGTGAACCTGATCTCCGCGCTGAAGACGCTGAAGGCGCGGTACGGCAGCCGGTTCGTGCTGACGATGGCGCCGGAGACCTTCTTCGTCCAGGTCGGCTACCAGCACTACGGCGGCTCCGGCGGCAGCGACAACCGGACCGGTTCCTACCTGCCCGTGATCCACGCCCTGCGCGACGCGCTGACCGTGCTGCACGTCCAGGACTACAACTCCGGACCGGTGATGGGCCTCGACAACCAGTACCACACGATGGGCGGCGCCGACTTCCACATCGCGATGACCGACATGCTCAAGGCCGGCTTCCCGGTCGCGAACACCGGCCAGACCTTCCCGGGCCTGCGCCAGGACCAGATCGCCTTCGGCCTCCCGGCCGCCGTCAGCGCCGGGAACGGCTACACCGCCCCCGCAGCCGTTCACCAGGCGCTGGACTGTCTGGTGAAGGGCCAGAACTGCGGCGGCTACAGCCTGCGCGGCGGCGCGTCCCCGGCGTTGCGCGGCCTGATGACCTGGTCGATCAACTGGGACCGCTACTACAACTGGGAGTTCCAGAACAGCCACGCGCCGTACCTCGCGGCGCTGCCGTGA
- a CDS encoding helix-turn-helix domain-containing protein: protein MAEAAFGVQLRRSRQAAALSLRQLATRVGYDHSYLSQVERGRRPGSADLAQLCDRELGTAGALTTAFHQSQQTHRPRPTPVTGPASPVPTTAPARGGADVLEAVRHGLTGSLGHTRATDEWTALVHGYATDLPRIPPGELLPELTADLDLLHRSVAPGSPDLAVPAAQYAVLIALTLTALGRSRAADRWWRTARATADGSTERSIASQARSWQVLSATAEPRVLTALLPVSAEASALAERPADHARATAAQARLLALLGLADEARQAVRDLPPAEKTCDTSLFGWAPHESPGVASFVHTTLGDTAAAYAALDCALALCPADRCREQAELQLQLAECLVLDGDAAIGLSMAMRVLVELEDQWHTPALYDAGGRVLSAVQGKELSRPAVRDYRDLLRRRPFNGRSVGSGSSIGSPQG from the coding sequence GTGGCTGAGGCAGCGTTCGGCGTGCAGTTGAGGCGGTCCCGGCAGGCAGCCGCCCTGAGCCTGCGCCAGCTCGCGACCCGGGTCGGCTACGACCACAGCTACCTGTCCCAGGTGGAACGCGGCCGCCGGCCGGGCTCCGCCGACCTGGCCCAGCTCTGCGACCGCGAGCTCGGCACCGCCGGCGCCCTGACCACCGCCTTCCACCAGAGCCAGCAGACCCACCGGCCGCGCCCCACGCCGGTCACCGGGCCGGCCTCGCCGGTGCCGACGACGGCGCCGGCCCGGGGTGGAGCGGACGTGCTGGAAGCGGTTCGGCACGGACTGACCGGCTCGCTCGGCCACACCCGGGCGACCGACGAGTGGACCGCCCTGGTCCACGGCTACGCCACCGACCTCCCGCGCATTCCCCCGGGCGAGCTGCTGCCGGAGCTGACCGCCGACCTCGACCTCCTGCACCGATCCGTCGCGCCCGGCTCCCCCGACCTGGCCGTGCCCGCCGCGCAGTACGCCGTACTGATCGCACTGACACTGACGGCGCTGGGCCGGTCCCGGGCCGCCGACCGCTGGTGGCGTACGGCCCGAGCCACCGCTGATGGCTCCACCGAGCGCTCGATCGCCAGCCAGGCCAGGAGCTGGCAGGTTCTCAGTGCGACCGCCGAGCCGCGGGTTCTGACCGCTCTGCTGCCGGTCTCCGCCGAGGCCTCAGCCTTGGCGGAGCGTCCGGCCGATCACGCCCGGGCCACCGCGGCCCAGGCCCGCCTGCTGGCCCTGCTGGGTCTGGCAGACGAAGCCCGTCAGGCGGTGCGTGACCTACCGCCCGCCGAGAAGACGTGCGACACGTCGCTCTTCGGCTGGGCGCCGCACGAGTCGCCCGGCGTGGCGAGCTTTGTCCACACGACGCTGGGCGACACAGCAGCGGCGTACGCGGCGCTCGACTGCGCACTGGCGCTGTGCCCGGCAGATAGGTGCCGCGAGCAAGCAGAGCTTCAACTGCAGCTGGCCGAGTGCCTTGTGCTCGACGGTGACGCTGCGATCGGCCTGTCGATGGCGATGCGTGTCTTGGTCGAGCTCGAGGACCAGTGGCACACCCCAGCTCTGTACGACGCTGGCGGCCGCGTGCTGTCCGCAGTGCAGGGCAAGGAGCTCAGCAGGCCCGCGGTGCGGGACTACCGCGACCTGCTCCGGCGCCGGCCGTTCAATGGCCGGAGTGTGGGCAGTGGGTCGAGTATCGGCAGTCCCCAGGGGTAG
- a CDS encoding branched-chain amino acid aminotransferase — protein sequence MSGGATTTDAWDFELELRSDPAGAEARTAVLDKPGFGQAFTDHMVVASWSADRGWHDQKVTAFAPLKVSPAAAVLHYAQEIFEGLKAYRHEDGSVWAFRPERNAARFTRSAQRLALPPVPEQDFIGALRALVTVDEVWVPPTGTGETSLYLRPYMIATEAALSVRPANEVLFGVIASPAGAYFETGPKPVSIWLTTSSIRATPGGTGAAKCGGNYAASLAAMAEAVANGCDQVAFVDAVEHRWLEEIGSMNLFFVQADGTVVTPELSGSILAGVTRSSVLDLARDLGHQVEERRVSADEWRDGVRSGKITEVFASGTAAVITPIGRVAWADGDLVIGDHTVDHGVGPVTATLRKTLLDLQYGRVPDTHGWLTRLA from the coding sequence GTGAGCGGTGGAGCGACGACAACAGACGCGTGGGACTTCGAGCTGGAGCTGCGCAGTGATCCGGCCGGCGCGGAAGCCCGGACAGCGGTACTGGACAAGCCCGGCTTCGGACAGGCCTTCACCGACCACATGGTGGTGGCGTCCTGGTCCGCGGACCGCGGCTGGCACGACCAGAAGGTGACGGCGTTCGCCCCGCTCAAGGTGAGCCCCGCGGCAGCCGTGCTGCACTACGCGCAGGAGATCTTCGAGGGGCTGAAGGCCTACCGGCACGAGGACGGCTCGGTCTGGGCCTTCCGCCCCGAGCGGAACGCCGCCCGCTTCACCCGGAGCGCCCAGCGGCTGGCGCTGCCCCCGGTGCCGGAGCAGGACTTCATCGGAGCCCTGCGCGCGCTGGTCACCGTCGACGAGGTCTGGGTGCCGCCGACCGGCACCGGCGAGACCAGCCTCTACCTGCGGCCGTACATGATCGCCACCGAGGCCGCGCTCAGCGTGCGCCCGGCCAACGAGGTGCTCTTCGGCGTGATCGCCTCACCGGCCGGCGCGTACTTCGAGACGGGGCCGAAGCCGGTCTCGATCTGGCTGACCACCAGCTCGATCCGCGCCACCCCGGGCGGTACGGGCGCGGCCAAGTGCGGCGGCAACTACGCCGCCAGCTTGGCTGCGATGGCCGAGGCCGTCGCCAACGGCTGCGACCAGGTCGCCTTCGTCGACGCGGTAGAGCACCGCTGGCTGGAGGAGATCGGCAGCATGAACCTGTTCTTCGTGCAGGCCGACGGCACGGTCGTGACGCCCGAGCTGTCCGGCTCGATCCTGGCAGGTGTCACCCGCAGCTCGGTGCTCGACCTCGCCCGCGACCTCGGGCACCAGGTGGAGGAGCGCCGGGTGTCGGCCGACGAGTGGCGCGACGGCGTGCGCAGCGGCAAGATCACCGAGGTCTTCGCCTCCGGCACCGCGGCCGTGATCACCCCGATCGGCCGGGTCGCCTGGGCCGACGGCGACCTGGTGATCGGCGACCACACCGTCGACCACGGCGTCGGCCCGGTCACCGCGACCCTGCGCAAGACCCTGCTCGACCTCCAGTACGGCCGTGTCCCCGACACGCACGGCTGGCTCACCCGACTGGCCTGA
- the ligD gene encoding non-homologous end-joining DNA ligase codes for MAESTAGSKAKSTAKKTAKSKSPSIELEVGERTVRISNPDRVYFPARGETKLDLVKYYLSVGDGIVRALRERPCMLHRFPDGVAGEKVHQKRLPHGAPAWMETVRVHFPRYNRTADELCVTEVAHVAWAVQMSTVEFHPWNSRRSDTEKPDEWRIDLDPMPDCPFDRVRRVAHVAHEVLDELGAVGYPKTSGGSGIHIYVRIKPDHGFADVRRAALAFAREVERRAPDDVTTTWWRKDRDPAKLFVDFNQNARDHTIAAAYSVRGNPEGTVSTPIRWDEIDDVDPREFTIATVPARFAELGDLHAGIDDDVYTLDTLLEWAERDEREGAEVPPED; via the coding sequence ATGGCTGAGTCCACAGCGGGATCAAAGGCGAAGAGCACGGCCAAGAAGACGGCGAAGAGCAAGAGCCCGTCGATCGAGCTGGAGGTCGGCGAGCGCACGGTCCGGATCTCCAACCCCGACCGGGTGTACTTCCCGGCGCGTGGCGAGACGAAGCTCGACCTGGTGAAGTACTACCTGTCCGTCGGCGACGGCATCGTGCGCGCGCTGCGGGAGCGACCGTGCATGCTGCACCGGTTTCCCGACGGCGTCGCCGGCGAGAAGGTGCACCAGAAGCGCCTGCCGCACGGCGCACCGGCGTGGATGGAGACCGTGCGGGTGCACTTCCCCCGCTACAACCGGACCGCCGACGAGCTGTGCGTCACCGAGGTCGCGCACGTCGCCTGGGCGGTGCAGATGTCGACGGTCGAGTTCCACCCGTGGAACAGCCGCCGCTCCGACACCGAGAAGCCGGACGAGTGGCGGATCGACCTCGACCCGATGCCGGACTGCCCGTTCGACCGGGTCCGCCGGGTCGCGCACGTGGCGCACGAGGTGCTCGACGAGCTCGGCGCCGTCGGATACCCGAAGACCTCCGGCGGGTCCGGCATCCACATCTACGTCCGGATCAAGCCCGACCACGGCTTCGCCGACGTACGCCGCGCCGCGCTGGCCTTCGCCCGCGAGGTGGAGCGGCGCGCGCCCGACGACGTCACGACGACCTGGTGGCGCAAGGACCGCGACCCGGCGAAGCTCTTCGTGGACTTCAACCAGAACGCCCGCGACCACACGATCGCCGCCGCCTACTCGGTGCGCGGCAACCCCGAGGGCACGGTCTCCACGCCGATCCGCTGGGACGAGATCGACGACGTCGACCCGCGGGAGTTCACCATCGCCACCGTTCCCGCCCGTTTCGCGGAGCTCGGTGACCTGCACGCCGGCATCGACGACGACGTCTACACCCTCGACACCCTGCTCGAGTGGGCCGAGCGCGACGAACGCGAAGGCGCCGAGGTCCCACCGGAGGACTGA
- a CDS encoding lipid II:glycine glycyltransferase FemX: MPTATLSPLRQAQLTVSPVDRAQYLSASDLYGGRSFLQAPSWAQVKAEWRSELLAWRDADQQIVGTALVLYRSVPRLRRSFAYLPEGPDIDWSEPSLDRWLTPLVDHLAAGGAFAVRIGPPPALRRWRAGTLKAAAGPSLRIGHVLPDLVEPMGSSVSDRLRTLGWRRCGEDGAGGDAQPRFVFQVPLQGRSLDELRSGLSSEWRRNLNKSVRSGVETRMGTEADLPTFHHLLGVTEQRNGFRLGRSLPYYQRQYRALNAEADGRMRLYLASYQGEVLAAHTMNVVGRRVWYQCGASANHRRDVRPSHALQWRMMEDAHRLGAAYYDMRGISDCLDPGRREFGLLRWKLGTGGEVVETLGEWELTLPGVVNQTLHHAMQRYRNR, encoded by the coding sequence GTGCCGACCGCGACGTTGAGTCCACTGCGACAGGCCCAGCTGACGGTGTCCCCCGTCGACAGAGCGCAGTACTTGTCCGCCTCCGACCTGTACGGCGGCCGCAGCTTTCTGCAGGCCCCGTCCTGGGCGCAGGTGAAGGCTGAGTGGCGGTCGGAGCTGCTGGCGTGGCGGGACGCCGACCAGCAGATCGTCGGAACAGCGCTGGTGCTGTACCGCAGTGTCCCGCGACTGCGCAGATCCTTCGCCTACCTGCCCGAAGGGCCTGACATCGATTGGTCCGAGCCGAGCTTGGACCGGTGGCTCACGCCGCTGGTCGATCACCTGGCGGCGGGCGGAGCGTTCGCCGTACGGATCGGACCGCCGCCCGCGCTGCGGCGATGGCGGGCCGGCACGTTGAAGGCGGCGGCCGGTCCGTCGCTGCGGATCGGACACGTGCTGCCCGACTTGGTCGAGCCGATGGGTTCGTCGGTGAGTGACCGGCTGCGGACGCTGGGCTGGCGGCGTTGTGGAGAGGACGGGGCCGGCGGTGACGCGCAGCCGCGCTTCGTGTTCCAGGTGCCGTTGCAGGGACGCAGCCTCGACGAACTGCGCAGCGGGCTGAGCAGCGAGTGGCGGCGAAACCTCAACAAGTCGGTGCGTTCCGGTGTCGAGACCCGGATGGGTACGGAAGCCGATCTGCCGACCTTCCACCACCTCCTCGGCGTCACCGAGCAGCGCAACGGCTTCCGGCTCGGCCGGTCGCTGCCGTACTACCAACGCCAGTACCGCGCGCTGAACGCCGAGGCCGACGGCCGGATGCGGCTCTACCTGGCCTCCTACCAGGGCGAGGTGCTCGCGGCGCACACCATGAACGTCGTCGGGCGGCGGGTCTGGTACCAGTGCGGCGCATCCGCCAACCACCGCCGCGACGTCCGGCCGAGTCATGCGCTGCAGTGGCGGATGATGGAGGACGCGCACCGGCTCGGCGCCGCGTACTACGACATGCGCGGGATCTCGGACTGTCTCGACCCCGGCCGGCGCGAGTTCGGCCTGCTGCGCTGGAAGCTCGGCACCGGGGGAGAGGTGGTCGAGACGCTGGGGGAGTGGGAGCTCACCCTGCCCGGCGTCGTCAACCAGACCCTGCACCACGCGATGCAGCGCTACCGCAACCGGTGA
- a CDS encoding nucleoside/nucleotide kinase family protein, with translation MRSLDPAAARDRAVELATRGRRAMLGITGAPAAGKSTYAELLLADLVASGLRVALVPMDGYHLAQSALESLGLADVKGAPQTFDAGGFVALLGRLRQRDGGTVWAPRFDRELEDSIAASIGVDPEIDLVLTEGNYLLLDSEPWTTGRRLLDEVWYIDLADDVRRARLEARHRRFGRSPAEARARTYGSDESNAQLIASTKASADAVLDLG, from the coding sequence ATGCGTTCACTCGATCCGGCCGCCGCTCGTGACCGTGCGGTCGAGCTCGCGACGCGGGGACGACGCGCGATGCTCGGGATCACCGGTGCCCCCGCGGCCGGCAAGTCGACGTACGCCGAACTGCTGCTGGCCGACCTGGTCGCCTCGGGACTGCGGGTCGCGCTGGTGCCGATGGACGGCTACCACCTCGCGCAGTCCGCGCTGGAGAGCCTCGGGCTCGCGGACGTGAAGGGAGCGCCGCAGACGTTCGACGCCGGCGGGTTCGTGGCGCTGCTCGGGCGGTTGCGGCAGCGCGACGGCGGCACGGTGTGGGCGCCGCGGTTCGACCGGGAGCTGGAGGACTCGATCGCGGCCAGCATCGGCGTCGATCCGGAGATCGACCTGGTGCTGACCGAGGGCAACTACCTGCTGCTGGACAGCGAGCCGTGGACGACGGGTCGCCGGCTCCTCGACGAGGTCTGGTACATCGACCTGGCCGACGACGTCCGGCGCGCCCGGCTCGAAGCCCGGCACCGCCGGTTCGGCCGCTCCCCCGCCGAGGCGCGCGCCCGGACCTACGGCTCGGACGAGAGCAACGCGCAGCTGATCGCGTCCACCAAGGCGTCGGCGGACGCGGTTCTCGACCTCGGCTAA
- a CDS encoding TetR/AcrR family transcriptional regulator: protein MSELPPDVVLLWGLQNESRRGPKPSLSIEDITQAAIELADAEGLAAVSMARVAERLGNSTMALYRHVKSKDELLTLMSDAALEQPDPLPEGVDWRTGLTFWADNVLTVIRRHRWYAQLPIPGPPTGPKNLAWFDAALGALADTGLSEEAKVGVVMGLITYVQGEVRLSLDLAAGFADNPEAFSRYGATLARVVDPRRLPALARVLEAGVFQPDLEFEQSGDADFDFGLQLYLDGIANFIERTCQDGADPAPAPGAES from the coding sequence ATGAGCGAGCTGCCGCCGGACGTCGTGCTGCTGTGGGGACTGCAGAACGAGAGTCGCCGCGGGCCGAAGCCGTCCCTGTCGATCGAGGACATCACCCAGGCAGCGATCGAGCTGGCCGACGCCGAAGGGCTCGCCGCGGTCTCGATGGCGCGGGTGGCCGAGCGGCTGGGCAACTCCACGATGGCGCTGTACCGGCACGTCAAGAGCAAGGACGAGTTGCTGACGCTGATGTCCGACGCCGCGCTGGAGCAGCCCGACCCGCTGCCGGAGGGGGTGGACTGGCGGACCGGCCTGACCTTCTGGGCCGACAACGTGCTCACCGTGATCCGCCGGCACCGCTGGTACGCGCAGCTGCCGATCCCCGGGCCCCCGACCGGGCCGAAAAACCTCGCCTGGTTCGATGCGGCGCTGGGGGCGTTGGCGGACACCGGGCTGAGCGAGGAGGCCAAGGTCGGGGTGGTGATGGGCCTGATCACGTACGTGCAGGGCGAGGTCAGGCTGTCGCTGGACCTGGCGGCAGGCTTCGCGGACAACCCGGAGGCGTTCAGCCGGTACGGCGCGACGCTGGCGAGGGTGGTCGATCCGCGTCGGCTGCCGGCGCTGGCCCGGGTGCTCGAGGCCGGCGTGTTCCAGCCGGACCTGGAGTTCGAGCAGTCCGGCGACGCCGACTTCGACTTCGGTCTGCAGCTCTACCTGGACGGCATCGCCAACTTCATCGAGCGGACCTGCCAGGACGGCGCGGACCCTGCCCCGGCTCCCGGCGCCGAGAGTTAG
- a CDS encoding daunorubicin resistance protein DrrA family ABC transporter ATP-binding protein, which produces MIVEATGLRKSYGGTEVLSGVDLTVAEGEVVALLGPNGAGKTTTVRILTTLSRPTGGHATIAGYDVVRDAAKVREVISLTGQFAAVDAEQTGRENLVMVGRLMHLGRGPARQRAGDLLDRFGLTDAMDRRVKTYSGGMRRRLDLAMSLIGRPRVIFLDEPTTGLDPASRLTMWDAIGELVRDGTTIVLTTQYLEEADRLADRIVLLDHGRITAAGTADALKSQIGGERIELFFADPADAVKTVDVLGGVADGVLVNLPSDGTATHLHAVLDELRAQGLQPVRVSSHRPTLDDVFLTLTA; this is translated from the coding sequence ATGATCGTCGAGGCCACCGGCCTACGGAAGTCCTACGGCGGCACCGAGGTGCTGAGCGGTGTCGACCTGACCGTGGCGGAGGGCGAGGTCGTCGCGCTGCTCGGCCCGAACGGCGCCGGCAAGACCACCACCGTGCGGATCCTGACCACGCTCAGCCGGCCCACCGGCGGCCACGCGACCATCGCCGGGTACGACGTGGTCCGCGACGCCGCGAAGGTTCGGGAGGTGATCAGCCTGACCGGCCAGTTCGCCGCCGTCGACGCCGAGCAGACCGGCCGGGAGAACCTGGTCATGGTCGGCCGCCTGATGCACCTCGGCCGCGGTCCGGCCCGGCAGCGAGCCGGTGACCTGCTCGACCGCTTCGGCCTCACCGACGCGATGGACCGGCGGGTGAAGACGTACTCCGGCGGCATGCGGCGACGGCTCGACCTGGCGATGAGCCTGATCGGCCGGCCGCGGGTGATCTTCCTGGACGAGCCGACCACCGGCCTGGACCCGGCCAGCCGGCTGACCATGTGGGACGCGATCGGCGAACTGGTCCGCGACGGCACGACGATCGTGCTCACCACGCAGTACCTCGAAGAGGCGGACCGGCTGGCCGACCGGATCGTGCTGCTCGACCACGGCCGGATCACCGCGGCCGGGACCGCCGACGCGCTGAAGAGCCAGATCGGCGGCGAACGGATCGAGCTGTTCTTCGCCGACCCGGCCGACGCGGTGAAGACGGTCGACGTGCTCGGCGGCGTCGCGGACGGCGTACTGGTGAACCTGCCGTCGGACGGGACCGCGACCCACCTGCACGCGGTTCTCGACGAGCTGCGCGCCCAGGGGCTGCAGCCGGTCCGGGTCTCGTCGCACCGGCCCACCCTCGACGACGTGTTCCTCACCCTGACGGCCTAG
- a CDS encoding ABC transporter permease: MSHDSYAAALSDTATMIGRSVRLTRRNADTLFVSILLPLLMMTLFVFVFGGAIETGTQYINYVVPGILLLTTGYGASNTAMAVADDMTSGMIDRLRSLPIRSFAVLTGHVTASVARNAVSTAIVLVASLAMGFRPSAGVAQWLGAIGLLLLYVVALSWLAAGLGVVAKSVESASALSFFMLFLPYLSSAFVRPETMPSWLRPISEHQPITPVIETVRSFLTGTPLGSNGWTALAWCSGLLVVSVTTATLLYRRRANG; this comes from the coding sequence ATGAGCCACGACAGCTACGCGGCCGCGCTGAGCGACACCGCCACGATGATCGGCCGGAGCGTCCGGCTGACCCGGCGCAACGCCGACACCTTGTTCGTCTCGATCCTGCTTCCGCTGCTGATGATGACGCTGTTCGTTTTCGTCTTCGGCGGCGCGATCGAGACCGGTACGCAGTACATCAACTACGTCGTGCCCGGCATCTTGCTGCTCACCACCGGGTACGGCGCGTCGAACACCGCGATGGCGGTCGCCGACGACATGACCAGCGGCATGATCGACCGGCTCCGCTCGCTGCCGATCCGCAGCTTCGCGGTGCTGACCGGGCACGTCACCGCGAGCGTCGCCCGCAACGCCGTGTCCACCGCGATCGTGCTGGTCGCCTCGCTGGCGATGGGGTTCCGGCCGTCGGCGGGCGTCGCGCAGTGGCTCGGCGCGATCGGTCTGCTGCTGCTCTACGTCGTCGCGCTGTCCTGGCTGGCCGCCGGCCTCGGCGTGGTCGCGAAGTCGGTCGAGTCGGCCAGCGCGCTGAGCTTCTTCATGCTGTTCCTGCCCTACCTGAGCAGCGCGTTCGTCCGCCCCGAGACGATGCCGAGCTGGCTGCGCCCGATCAGCGAGCACCAGCCGATCACGCCGGTGATCGAGACCGTACGCAGCTTTCTCACCGGTACGCCGCTGGGCAGCAACGGCTGGACCGCGCTCGCCTGGTGCAGCGGCCTGCTCGTCGTCTCGGTGACGACGGCGACCCTGCTCTACCGGCGCCGCGCGAACGGCTGA
- a CDS encoding putative quinol monooxygenase: MIFITAKFPVLPEHADDWPAITADFTAATRAEPGCLWFDWSRSVDDPTEYVLVEAFADDEAATAHVTSAHFQAAQQTLPPHLAETPRIVNVKLDQSNWSELGELAVNR; this comes from the coding sequence ATGATCTTCATCACCGCGAAGTTCCCCGTCCTGCCCGAGCACGCGGACGACTGGCCGGCCATCACCGCCGACTTCACCGCCGCCACCCGCGCCGAACCCGGCTGCCTGTGGTTCGACTGGTCCCGCTCCGTCGACGACCCGACGGAGTACGTCCTGGTCGAAGCCTTCGCCGACGACGAGGCCGCCACCGCCCACGTCACCTCCGCCCACTTCCAGGCCGCCCAGCAAACCCTGCCACCCCACCTGGCCGAAACCCCCCGCATCGTCAACGTCAAGCTCGACCAGTCCAACTGGTCCGAACTCGGCGAACTAGCCGTCAACCGCTGA
- a CDS encoding SgcJ/EcaC family oxidoreductase yields MDISGTIPSQNDVDQILELVKTVDKAQRDEDADAFLALFRQDALWVTGHGKRLYGRDTIAEFTRRVLPGATASGYATYTPDHLLFVRPDIAVVNVNQTYHQHDGTATSQGSPVYFLAKDNDTWQIAAAQNTVVVPED; encoded by the coding sequence ATGGACATCAGCGGAACGATCCCCAGCCAGAACGACGTCGACCAGATTCTCGAGCTCGTGAAGACGGTCGACAAAGCCCAGCGCGACGAGGATGCCGACGCCTTTCTCGCACTCTTCCGGCAGGACGCCCTGTGGGTCACCGGCCACGGCAAACGGCTGTACGGTCGCGACACCATCGCCGAGTTCACCCGCCGCGTCCTGCCCGGCGCCACTGCTTCGGGCTACGCCACCTACACCCCCGACCACCTGCTCTTCGTCCGCCCCGACATCGCCGTCGTCAACGTGAACCAGACCTACCACCAGCACGACGGCACTGCCACCTCCCAGGGCAGCCCCGTCTACTTCCTCGCCAAGGACAACGACACCTGGCAGATCGCCGCCGCCCAGAACACGGTCGTCGTCCCGGAGGACTGA